The proteins below come from a single Spirochaetota bacterium genomic window:
- a CDS encoding ABC transporter ATP-binding protein, with protein MVAVKLEGVDKYFGDFKALDGVSFEIEEGEIIGFLGPNGAGKTTTMRIITCFMEQTSGKVSVYGLDNIAQKDEIKKIIGYLPEQPPLYPELSVEEYLYFVAEIKDVPKDRIKKRVDEVVELVGLKEKRNFLISHLSKGYRQRVGIAQAIIHNPKLLILDEPTIGLDPIQIIEVRELIKSLSQLEKRTIILSTHILQEVNYVCQRAIIINRGRIVNDIPIRPSDKRYYIIKLKSPIERVEIDFQDISILPNGIRVCVSNEDELETIVRQLVSQNMIPIEITPLTTEIEKIFVESVYS; from the coding sequence ATGGTAGCGGTAAAACTTGAGGGAGTTGATAAATATTTTGGTGATTTTAAAGCGCTTGATGGGGTTTCGTTTGAGATAGAGGAAGGTGAAATAATAGGATTTCTTGGGCCGAATGGTGCGGGTAAAACAACTACTATGAGGATCATAACCTGCTTTATGGAGCAAACTTCTGGAAAGGTGAGTGTTTATGGACTTGACAACATCGCACAAAAAGATGAGATAAAGAAAATAATCGGCTACCTTCCTGAGCAACCACCGTTGTATCCAGAACTTTCAGTTGAAGAATACCTTTACTTTGTAGCGGAGATAAAAGACGTGCCAAAAGATAGGATAAAAAAGCGAGTAGATGAGGTTGTAGAACTTGTTGGACTTAAAGAGAAGAGAAATTTTCTCATATCACATCTATCAAAGGGGTATAGACAAAGAGTAGGGATAGCACAAGCAATAATACATAATCCTAAACTACTCATACTTGACGAACCAACCATCGGTCTTGACCCTATACAGATTATTGAAGTGAGAGAACTCATAAAGTCGTTATCACAGTTGGAAAAGAGAACGATAATACTCTCAACACACATCTTACAGGAAGTTAATTATGTATGTCAGAGAGCAATAATAATAAATCGTGGTAGGATAGTTAATGATATTCCTATAAGACCATCAGATAAAAGATATTATATTATAAAACTAAAGTCTCCGATTGAGAGAGTTGAAATAGACTTTCAAGACATCTCTATTCTGCCGAATGGGATAAGAGTTTGTGTAAGTAATGAGGATGAGTTAGAAACTATCGTTAGACAACTAGTATCTCAAAATATGATACCTATTGAGATAACACCACTGACTACAGAGATAGAGAAGATATTCGTTGAGTCAGTGTATTCTTAA
- the glyS gene encoding glycine--tRNA ligase subunit beta: MARDFLLEVGVEEIPHTYLASTHKQFEAFFKQMLSNYNLNYSSLKTFSTPRRLGVLIEELDEKQSDRKVIKKGPSKNLAYTNDGQPTQALKGFLSSVSSMEGELKVLKEGDKEFIFFEGIQKGIDTKEILKNEIPKALKTLEFPKTMRWSDIDYQFVRPIRWIVCVFGSEVIDIEIARVKSSNLSYGHRFIGENVAINDPKDYEKLLETKGKVIPSPEKRKRIILEKVEEFKSRLKLDAVLSKELLEEITNLVEYPECAVGSFSEDFLSVPSEILISEMVEKQKFIPLLKEGKLTNKFLIITNTIPNDNIIKGNEKVISARLNDGKFLYEEDTKKSIDFFVNKTKELIFFEGLGTVYDKLGRMRKLSEIVLDKLGVSDVRDEIVRASSICKFDLTTGVVYEFPELQGIIGYHYSLIFKESDNVANYIKEHYKPVSADDELPSTFGGTVVSIVDKLDNLFSLYSAGKKVTGSSDPYGLRRQVLGISRMLINKSLDFDIVEVFESAKSIYQEFFNREYEIIEDDIRTFVSTRLKSFLKEMGFKTDEVEATIKTTTNPYDAYLRVKTVSLFRDRGEFVNVAVLFKRIRNILSEAKFTSPQPVDTSILTDEEKLLYSLITSKETIVTGMMREKNYEDVLNTLLEFREPVHRFFEKVFVMDENTKIRDNRLSILHRLYTMFEQFIDFNAVEFA; the protein is encoded by the coding sequence ATGGCAAGAGATTTTTTACTTGAAGTAGGCGTTGAAGAAATACCCCATACTTACCTAGCATCAACCCACAAGCAATTTGAAGCATTTTTCAAGCAAATGCTATCCAATTACAACCTAAACTATTCAAGTTTAAAAACATTCTCAACACCAAGAAGGCTTGGAGTTCTGATAGAAGAACTTGATGAAAAGCAGAGTGATAGGAAGGTTATCAAAAAGGGTCCTTCAAAAAATCTGGCATACACTAATGACGGACAGCCGACTCAAGCACTCAAAGGCTTCTTATCTTCTGTCTCGTCAATGGAAGGTGAATTGAAAGTTTTGAAGGAAGGAGATAAGGAGTTTATATTCTTTGAAGGAATACAGAAAGGTATTGATACAAAGGAAATCCTGAAAAACGAGATACCGAAAGCACTGAAAACTCTTGAATTCCCAAAAACTATGCGTTGGTCAGATATAGATTATCAATTCGTAAGACCGATAAGATGGATCGTTTGTGTTTTCGGAAGTGAGGTCATTGATATTGAGATAGCGAGAGTGAAATCTTCCAATCTATCCTATGGACACAGGTTTATAGGAGAGAATGTTGCAATCAATGATCCAAAAGACTATGAAAAACTCCTAGAAACGAAGGGTAAAGTTATACCATCACCAGAGAAGAGGAAAAGAATAATACTTGAGAAAGTTGAAGAATTCAAGTCAAGACTAAAACTTGATGCCGTTTTATCTAAAGAACTACTTGAGGAGATTACAAACCTCGTTGAGTATCCTGAATGTGCAGTTGGTTCGTTCAGTGAGGATTTTTTGAGCGTTCCTAGCGAGATACTCATATCCGAGATGGTAGAAAAACAAAAGTTTATACCACTTCTCAAAGAAGGTAAACTAACAAACAAGTTTCTAATAATTACAAATACAATTCCGAATGATAACATCATAAAAGGTAATGAAAAGGTAATATCTGCAAGGCTCAACGACGGAAAGTTTCTATATGAAGAGGATACAAAGAAGTCAATTGACTTTTTCGTTAACAAGACTAAAGAACTCATTTTCTTTGAAGGACTTGGGACAGTATATGATAAACTTGGTAGAATGAGAAAATTATCAGAGATAGTCTTGGACAAACTTGGTGTAAGTGATGTTAGGGATGAGATAGTGAGAGCATCAAGTATATGTAAGTTTGATTTGACAACTGGTGTCGTCTATGAATTTCCAGAACTTCAAGGTATCATAGGCTATCATTACTCGCTTATCTTCAAAGAAAGCGATAATGTCGCAAACTACATAAAGGAACATTATAAGCCAGTCTCTGCAGATGACGAACTTCCATCAACATTTGGAGGAACGGTTGTTTCAATTGTTGATAAGCTTGATAATCTGTTTTCTCTCTACTCTGCTGGCAAGAAGGTAACAGGTTCAAGCGATCCTTACGGATTAAGAAGACAAGTGTTAGGCATTTCAAGAATGCTTATAAATAAATCACTAGACTTTGATATAGTAGAGGTGTTTGAGAGTGCAAAGAGTATCTACCAAGAGTTCTTCAATAGAGAGTATGAGATAATAGAAGATGACATAAGAACATTTGTGAGCACGAGGCTAAAGAGTTTTCTCAAGGAGATGGGCTTTAAGACTGATGAAGTTGAAGCAACCATTAAAACTACAACTAACCCTTACGATGCGTATTTAAGAGTAAAAACGGTTAGCCTGTTTAGAGATAGGGGCGAGTTCGTAAATGTAGCAGTACTGTTCAAGCGTATAAGGAACATTCTATCCGAGGCAAAATTCACATCACCTCAACCTGTGGATACATCTATACTCACAGACGAAGAGAAATTGCTTTACTCTCTTATTACTTCAAAGGAAACCATAGTAACTGGGATGATGAGAGAAAAGAACTATGAGGATGTTCTAAACACTCTTCTTGAGTTTAGAGAACCAGTCCACAGGTTTTTTGAAAA